One stretch of Cyclopterus lumpus isolate fCycLum1 chromosome 10, fCycLum1.pri, whole genome shotgun sequence DNA includes these proteins:
- the LOC117737772 gene encoding LIM and calponin homology domains-containing protein 1-like isoform X1, with product MRKGAEEAESPKRSIRDSGYIDCWDSERSDSLSPPRHGREDSFDSLDSFGSRSRQTPSPDVLVPRGSSDGRGSDSESDGAPHRKVPDVRKDDMSARRTSISEPRTAVPFNQYLPNRSNQSGYVPTPLRKKKSDKEDGARKSWSTATSPVAGERPFSTPARSCSEELFHHSTARGASAAATPAVAASSVKHPPVTEQQQQQQQQQQEEEEEEEEEEVAASVRKGAARGPSVADEKRSRRTPASPKHVAVPSPPHFLPVPAATATATTTTTDTGRRKGRALSECDDPQRGNSWLDSGLPATFSRTHSASDDTQSVSMIDMRGEEEAILQPHSQVRHELMHNQYNRRKEEDDHWQDDLARWKNRRRSISQDLIKKEEERKMMEQLMSGGPCPSQRRRSIKTYREIVEEKERREDDLRDAYRRARTHEEAALILQHYAQRFSISETVLERLQLPKLLDRSVSADPSLPCSFPLSVSPTTPDPFDVDPDGPMRYLRQQSAPAPKFTSTLEARIEEFPKELPHQRPQIRSRSSEPPSGRTLSPKPVPLLTPKPYLQPWTCKADGLFRVNGDIRSGDVPTTPESLGRESPPHFLASPSKTSSSAAGAPSPAATAAASPTRGPLPSTGGEDPASSKAEEKQRGSEPSSKDVHEERVAHHSAPPSRPNSLPSELQKPEESFGETGSHSVAAPEEEKSNAAAPPADKHSNVVQSGVNTRQSQLVALQASVPSPRDSSQRRENLPSLAAPGSFEYHPPRETTAEIANSVRSPLATSNPKLRWEFFVPPEEMDKDRRGNVSVPVLPQARRTDRWSWDPDEERKRQERWQQEQERMLQEKYRREQEKLKEEWEKAQREVAEEERKYHEEHNDNLNPVVVFKGFLNPHPALPSQQERRILEDTVVPLTPRGPSALPSPSRGEVSSTSEPRDAIVRSLADWERKQELLERQSRGSTESVEWKRRENDRTSDISTADDSMKTVRSSVSQSSSRAETHAHGLQNGQKLAVTSTKTSTAVKKREEPSADGNKPGRPAGDRRSGPIDHNMCRSSSKPPAACPPCPDSLPPAPNRSVSGKKLCSSCGQPLGKGAAMIIETLSLYFHIHCFKCGVCKGQLGDTTTGTDVRIRNGLLNCHQCYIGSRSAGQPTTL from the exons ATGCGAAAG GGGGcggaggaggcagagagccCCAAGCGCAGCATCCGGGACAGCGGCTACATCGACTGCTGGGACTCCGAGCGCAGCGACTCCCTCTCCCCGCCGCGCCACGGCCGCGAGGACTCCTTCGACAGTCTGGACTCCTTCGGCTCGCGCTCACGACAGACGCCGTCGCCAGACGTCCTGGTCCCCCGCGGCAGCAGCGATG gCCGCGGCAGTGACTCCGAGTCCGACGGCGCCCCCCACAGGAAGGTTCCGGACGTCCGCAAGGACGACATGTCGGCGCGGCGGACGTCCATCAGCGAGCCGCGCACCGCCGTGCCCTTCAACCAGTACCTGCCCAACCGGAGCAACCAGAGCGGGTACGTGCCCACGCCGCTCCGCAAGAAGAAGAGCGACAAGGAGGACGGCGCTCGCAAGAGTTGGAGCACTGCCACCTCACCTGTAGCGGGAGAGCGACCTTTCAG TACTCCAGCTCGCTCGTGCTCAGAGGAACTCTTCCACCATTCGACGGCTCGAGGGGCGAGCGCCGCAGCGACCCCCGCGGTCGCGGCCTCCTCCGTGAAACATCCACCTGTgacggagcagcagcagcagcagcagcagcagcagcaggaggaggaggaggaggaggaggaggaggaggtggcggcgTCTGTGAGGAAGGGAGCCGCCCGTGGTCCGTCAGTCGCAGATGAGAAGCGGTCTCGCCGAACGCCGGCTTCTCCCAAGCACGTCGCTGTCCCGAGTCCCCCCCACTTCCTTCCTGTGCCCGCTGCCACGGCAACGGCTACAACGACAACAACCGACACAGGCCGACGGAAGGGAAGGGCGCTGAGTGAATGCGACGACCCGCAGAGAGGGAACTCTTGGTTGGACAGCGGTCTTCCAGCAAC ATTCAGCCGCACACATAGTGCGTCAGATGACACACA aAGTGTGAGTATGATCGACATGCGCGGTGAGGAGGAGGCCATCTTGCAGCCTCACAGTCAGGTGCGTCACGAGCTGATGCACAACCAGTACaacaggaggaaggaagaggacgATCACTGGCAGGAT GACCTGGCCCGATGGAAAAATCGGAGGAGGAGTATCTCCCAGGACCTGAtcaagaaggaggaggagaggaagatgatggagcAGTTGATGTCTGGAGGCCCCTGTCcctcccagaggaggagaagcatcAAGACCTACAGGGAGATAGTGGAGGAAAA GGAGCGTCGCGAGGATGACCTACGAGACGCGTACAGGAGAGCCAGAACCCACGAGGAGGCGGCGCTCATCCTGCAGCATTACGCCCAGCGCTTCTCCATCAGTGAAACGGTGCTGGAGCGCCTCCAGTTGCCAAAGCTCCTGGACCGCAGCGTATCTGCCGATCCCTCCTTGCCGtgctccttccccctctccgtctccccGACGACGCCGGACCCCTTCGACGTGGACCCCGACGGGCCCATGAGGTACCTGCGCCAGCAGTCCGCCCCGGCTCCGAAGTTCACGTCCACGCTGGAGGCGCGAATCGAGGAGTTTCCCAAAGAACTCCCGCACCAGCGGCCTCAGATTCGCTCTCGCTCGTCCGAGCCGCCGTCCGGCCGGACCCTGTCGCCCAAACCGGTGCCTTTGCTGACGCCCAAGCCTTACTTGCAACCATGGACCTGCAAG GCGGATGGTTTGTTCCGAGTCAACGGCGACATCAGAAGTGGCGACGTTCCCACTACGCCCGAGAGTCTGGGAAGGGAATCTCCTCCTCATTTCCTGGCGTCGCCTTCCAAAACCAGCAGCAGCGCTGCAGGCGCTCCGTCGCCAGCGGCAACAGCCGCCGCCTCCCCAACGCGCGGTCCGCTCCCCTCGACCGGAGGGGAAGACCCCGCGTCATCGAAGGCCGAGGAGAAACAAAGAGGCTCAGAACCGTCTTCTAAGGACGTCCACGAAGAAAGAGTCGCCCATCATTCAGCACCACCCAGCCGGCCCAACTCGCTCCCTTCG GAGCTGCAGAAGCCAGAAGAAAGCTTTGGGGAGACTGGAAGCCACTCGGTAGCTGctccagaggaggagaagtccAACGCTGCAGCGCCTCCTGCAG ACAAACACTCCAACGTTGTCCAGTCAGGAGTCAACACACGGCAAAGTCAGCTTGTAGCTTTACAG GCCAGTGTTCCCAGTCCCCGGGACTCGTCACAGAGAAGAGAGAATCTACCGAGCTTAGCTGCACCAGGATCGTTTGAATATCACCCGCCAAGGGAAACGACAGCAG AAATTGCAAACAGTGTCAGGTCTCCGCTGGCAACCAGCAACCCTAAGTTACGCTGGGAGTTCTTCGTGCCGCCAG AAGAGATGGATAAGGATCGTCGTGGAAAc GTGTCTGTCCCGGTGTTGCCCCAGGCCAGGCGGACTGACCGCTGGTCTTGGGACCCGGATGAGGAGCGAAAGCGTCAGGAAAGGTGGCAGCAAGAGCAGGAGCGCATGCTGCAG gAGAAGTACCGCCGCGAGCaggagaagctgaaggaggagtGGGAGAAGGCGCAGAGAGaggtggcggaggaggagaggaagtacCACGAGGAG CACAACGATAATCTTAACCCCGTTGTGGTATTCAAGGGTTTCTTGAATCCTCACCCAGCTCTCCCATCACAACAGGAGCGTAGGATACTGGAGGACACTGTGGTGCCGCTGACCCCCCGGGGCCCCTCGGCCCTGCCCTCCCCCAGCCGAGGAGAGGTCTCCTCCACCTCGGAGCCCCGGGACGCCATCGTCCGTTCGCTGGCCGACTGGGAACGCAagcaggagctgctggagaggCAGTCG AGGGGGAGCACGGAGAGCGTCGAATGGAAACGCAGAGAAAACGACCGGACCAGTGACATCAGCACCGCCGACGACAGCATGAAAACAGTCAGGAG CTCGGTGAGTCAGAGCAGCAGTCGGGCGGAAACTCACGCTCACGGTCTGCAGAACGGACAAAAACTCGCCGTGACGTCGACCAAAACCTCGACGGCGGTGAAGAAACGAGAAGAGCCGTCAGCGGACGGCAACAAGCCCGGCCGGCCCGCAGGAGaccggag GAGTGGTCCCATTGATCATAACATGTGCCGCAGCTCATCAAAACCCCCCGCAGCATGTCCACCGTGTCCAGACTCGCTGCCTCCAGCACCCAACAG GTCCgtcagtgggaagaagctgtgcTCCAGCTGTGGGCAGCCTCTGGGGAAGGGGGCGGCCATGATCATCGAGACCCTCAGTCTCTACTTCCACATTCACTGCTTCAAG TGCGGTGTGTGTAAGGGACAGTTGGGAGACACGACGACGGGGACGGACGTCCGGATCAGAAACGGCCTCCTCAACTGCCACCAGTGCTACATCGGCTCCCGCT cGGCCGGACAGCCGACGACGTTGTGA
- the LOC117737772 gene encoding LIM and calponin homology domains-containing protein 1-like isoform X2, with protein MLQGAEEAESPKRSIRDSGYIDCWDSERSDSLSPPRHGREDSFDSLDSFGSRSRQTPSPDVLVPRGSSDGRGSDSESDGAPHRKVPDVRKDDMSARRTSISEPRTAVPFNQYLPNRSNQSGYVPTPLRKKKSDKEDGARKSWSTATSPVAGERPFRSVSMIDMRGEEEAILQPHSQVRHELMHNQYNRRKEEDDHWQDDLARWKNRRRSISQDLIKKEEERKMMEQLMSGGPCPSQRRRSIKTYREIVEEKERREDDLRDAYRRARTHEEAALILQHYAQRFSISETVLERLQLPKLLDRSVSADPSLPCSFPLSVSPTTPDPFDVDPDGPMRYLRQQSAPAPKFTSTLEARIEEFPKELPHQRPQIRSRSSEPPSGRTLSPKPVPLLTPKPYLQPWTCKADGLFRVNGDIRSGDVPTTPESLGRESPPHFLASPSKTSSSAAGAPSPAATAAASPTRGPLPSTGGEDPASSKAEEKQRGSEPSSKDVHEERVAHHSAPPSRPNSLPSELQKPEESFGETGSHSVAAPEEEKSNAAAPPADKHSNVVQSGVNTRQSQLVALQASVPSPRDSSQRRENLPSLAAPGSFEYHPPRETTAEIANSVRSPLATSNPKLRWEFFVPPEEMDKDRRGNVSVPVLPQARRTDRWSWDPDEERKRQERWQQEQERMLQEKYRREQEKLKEEWEKAQREVAEEERKYHEEERRILEDTVVPLTPRGPSALPSPSRGEVSSTSEPRDAIVRSLADWERKQELLERQSRGSTESVEWKRRENDRTSDISTADDSMKTVRSSVSQSSSRAETHAHGLQNGQKLAVTSTKTSTAVKKREEPSADGNKPGRPAGDRRSGPIDHNMCRSSSKPPAACPPCPDSLPPAPNRSVSGKKLCSSCGQPLGKGAAMIIETLSLYFHIHCFKCGVCKGQLGDTTTGTDVRIRNGLLNCHQCYIGSRSAGQPTTL; from the exons ATGCTTCAGGGGGcggaggaggcagagagccCCAAGCGCAGCATCCGGGACAGCGGCTACATCGACTGCTGGGACTCCGAGCGCAGCGACTCCCTCTCCCCGCCGCGCCACGGCCGCGAGGACTCCTTCGACAGTCTGGACTCCTTCGGCTCGCGCTCACGACAGACGCCGTCGCCAGACGTCCTGGTCCCCCGCGGCAGCAGCGATG gCCGCGGCAGTGACTCCGAGTCCGACGGCGCCCCCCACAGGAAGGTTCCGGACGTCCGCAAGGACGACATGTCGGCGCGGCGGACGTCCATCAGCGAGCCGCGCACCGCCGTGCCCTTCAACCAGTACCTGCCCAACCGGAGCAACCAGAGCGGGTACGTGCCCACGCCGCTCCGCAAGAAGAAGAGCGACAAGGAGGACGGCGCTCGCAAGAGTTGGAGCACTGCCACCTCACCTGTAGCGGGAGAGCGACCTTTCAG aAGTGTGAGTATGATCGACATGCGCGGTGAGGAGGAGGCCATCTTGCAGCCTCACAGTCAGGTGCGTCACGAGCTGATGCACAACCAGTACaacaggaggaaggaagaggacgATCACTGGCAGGAT GACCTGGCCCGATGGAAAAATCGGAGGAGGAGTATCTCCCAGGACCTGAtcaagaaggaggaggagaggaagatgatggagcAGTTGATGTCTGGAGGCCCCTGTCcctcccagaggaggagaagcatcAAGACCTACAGGGAGATAGTGGAGGAAAA GGAGCGTCGCGAGGATGACCTACGAGACGCGTACAGGAGAGCCAGAACCCACGAGGAGGCGGCGCTCATCCTGCAGCATTACGCCCAGCGCTTCTCCATCAGTGAAACGGTGCTGGAGCGCCTCCAGTTGCCAAAGCTCCTGGACCGCAGCGTATCTGCCGATCCCTCCTTGCCGtgctccttccccctctccgtctccccGACGACGCCGGACCCCTTCGACGTGGACCCCGACGGGCCCATGAGGTACCTGCGCCAGCAGTCCGCCCCGGCTCCGAAGTTCACGTCCACGCTGGAGGCGCGAATCGAGGAGTTTCCCAAAGAACTCCCGCACCAGCGGCCTCAGATTCGCTCTCGCTCGTCCGAGCCGCCGTCCGGCCGGACCCTGTCGCCCAAACCGGTGCCTTTGCTGACGCCCAAGCCTTACTTGCAACCATGGACCTGCAAG GCGGATGGTTTGTTCCGAGTCAACGGCGACATCAGAAGTGGCGACGTTCCCACTACGCCCGAGAGTCTGGGAAGGGAATCTCCTCCTCATTTCCTGGCGTCGCCTTCCAAAACCAGCAGCAGCGCTGCAGGCGCTCCGTCGCCAGCGGCAACAGCCGCCGCCTCCCCAACGCGCGGTCCGCTCCCCTCGACCGGAGGGGAAGACCCCGCGTCATCGAAGGCCGAGGAGAAACAAAGAGGCTCAGAACCGTCTTCTAAGGACGTCCACGAAGAAAGAGTCGCCCATCATTCAGCACCACCCAGCCGGCCCAACTCGCTCCCTTCG GAGCTGCAGAAGCCAGAAGAAAGCTTTGGGGAGACTGGAAGCCACTCGGTAGCTGctccagaggaggagaagtccAACGCTGCAGCGCCTCCTGCAG ACAAACACTCCAACGTTGTCCAGTCAGGAGTCAACACACGGCAAAGTCAGCTTGTAGCTTTACAG GCCAGTGTTCCCAGTCCCCGGGACTCGTCACAGAGAAGAGAGAATCTACCGAGCTTAGCTGCACCAGGATCGTTTGAATATCACCCGCCAAGGGAAACGACAGCAG AAATTGCAAACAGTGTCAGGTCTCCGCTGGCAACCAGCAACCCTAAGTTACGCTGGGAGTTCTTCGTGCCGCCAG AAGAGATGGATAAGGATCGTCGTGGAAAc GTGTCTGTCCCGGTGTTGCCCCAGGCCAGGCGGACTGACCGCTGGTCTTGGGACCCGGATGAGGAGCGAAAGCGTCAGGAAAGGTGGCAGCAAGAGCAGGAGCGCATGCTGCAG gAGAAGTACCGCCGCGAGCaggagaagctgaaggaggagtGGGAGAAGGCGCAGAGAGaggtggcggaggaggagaggaagtacCACGAGGAG GAGCGTAGGATACTGGAGGACACTGTGGTGCCGCTGACCCCCCGGGGCCCCTCGGCCCTGCCCTCCCCCAGCCGAGGAGAGGTCTCCTCCACCTCGGAGCCCCGGGACGCCATCGTCCGTTCGCTGGCCGACTGGGAACGCAagcaggagctgctggagaggCAGTCG AGGGGGAGCACGGAGAGCGTCGAATGGAAACGCAGAGAAAACGACCGGACCAGTGACATCAGCACCGCCGACGACAGCATGAAAACAGTCAGGAG CTCGGTGAGTCAGAGCAGCAGTCGGGCGGAAACTCACGCTCACGGTCTGCAGAACGGACAAAAACTCGCCGTGACGTCGACCAAAACCTCGACGGCGGTGAAGAAACGAGAAGAGCCGTCAGCGGACGGCAACAAGCCCGGCCGGCCCGCAGGAGaccggag GAGTGGTCCCATTGATCATAACATGTGCCGCAGCTCATCAAAACCCCCCGCAGCATGTCCACCGTGTCCAGACTCGCTGCCTCCAGCACCCAACAG GTCCgtcagtgggaagaagctgtgcTCCAGCTGTGGGCAGCCTCTGGGGAAGGGGGCGGCCATGATCATCGAGACCCTCAGTCTCTACTTCCACATTCACTGCTTCAAG TGCGGTGTGTGTAAGGGACAGTTGGGAGACACGACGACGGGGACGGACGTCCGGATCAGAAACGGCCTCCTCAACTGCCACCAGTGCTACATCGGCTCCCGCT cGGCCGGACAGCCGACGACGTTGTGA